In the Setaria italica strain Yugu1 chromosome VI, Setaria_italica_v2.0, whole genome shotgun sequence genome, one interval contains:
- the LOC101752753 gene encoding starch synthase 3, chloroplastic/amyloplastic isoform X1 → MEMALLPRSPLCSRGRSAPVVRPTTLDGGSAQPFLRTSGFARSRIIWCTVASSGPANSSYLVGLFVVLLTSCFLTLPYADCPNRKSRKMVYPKVKLTAFSGYVPRLPAESSTEKSEHHDSDEGDGIYNRLLSTDIEGLETAEVDLPENASSSSAYGEVDVAEEAALDMVEVELSRNALTNMSLGEVEAVDEAAVEEDKFAVDLSGIELSIAAVCELDPKDEAKAKEDIFMAVESSDETSDVENEQWQYPALPSTSIEDKANNETHGSLKPQSMPLVRVQEQGKSIVGVPEQIQSIVVYRKPDQSIVASHRKDESIAVVPEQIQSVVGYSKPDQSIVGVPDQIKSIVGYSKVEQSVVHIPKEEQSVVGFPKQDLSIVGTTKESQTKKLDFPGSHHAFRTEGVEAKEGDYTPQKPDGDMLHAKSDVDDLLQKHKKDFSEEESETITSIEEQINTSMEEEQCIVTEEGIPEVEDEMETGEDRFLHQLSEEESSWAEDEVETTEDEEQYEVEESSFVSAEQDTQESPQDYLDPQALQRMLQELAEKNYSLGNKLFVFPEVLKADSTIDLYFNRDLSSLANEPDVLIKGAFNGWRWKFFTEKLHKSELGGDWWSCKLYIPKEAYRLDFVFFNGRTMYENNGRKDFVIPIESTMDEHSFADFLVEEKQRELEREAQRKSQTEEQQRLEEERAANEADRAQAKAEVQTQKIKLQNVLDSAKASVDNLWYIEPITTMQGATVRLYYNRHSRPLVHSTEIWMHGGYNNWIDGLSFSERLVHIDDKDGDWWYADVALPQRAYVLDCVFADGPPGNARNYDNNGRQDFHAILPNSIMTEEGYWVEEEQRIYTRIQRERREREEAIKMKAERRAKMKAEMREKTMRMFLVSQKHIVYTEPLEIRAGTTVDVLYNPSNTVLKGKPEVWFRCSFNRWMHPGGVLPPQKMVKAEHGSHLKATVNVPHDAYIMDFVFSESEEGGIFDNRNGLDYHIPVFGSIAKEPPMHIVHIAVEMAPIAKVGGLGDVVTSLSRAVQDLGHNVEVILPKHDCLNLSNVKNLHIHQNFSWDGSEIKVWRGLVEDLCVYFLEPQNGMFGVGCVYGRNDDRRFGFFCHSALEFLHQRGSSPNIIHCHDWSSAPTAWLYKENYVQSSLANARVVFTIHNLEFGAHHIGKAMKYCDKATTVSNTYSREVSGHGAIAPHLGKFYGILNGIDQDIWDPYSDSFIPVQYTSENVVEGKRAAKRALQQKFGLQQNDVPIVGIISRLTAQKGIHLIKHAIQRTLERNGQVVLLGSAPDPRIQGDFTNLAHDLQNQNHGRARLCLTYDEPLSHLIYAGSDFILVPSIFEPCGLTQLVAMRYGAIPIVRKTGGLYDTVFDVDNDKDRARARGLEPNGFSFDGADSNGVDYALNRQAQSHCSA, encoded by the exons ATGGAGATGGCTCTCCTACCCCGGAGCCCTCTCTGCTCTCGAGGAAGGTCAGCGCCAGTGGTCCGGCCAACCACCTTGGACGGTGGCTCCGCTCAG CCTTTCTTGAGGACTAGCGGATTTGCCAGAAGCAGGATTATTTGGTGCACAGTAGCAAGTTCAGGTCCGGCGAATAGTTCTTATTTGGTTGGTTTGTTTGTTGTTCTGCTGACATCATGTTTTCTTACATTACCTTATGCAGATTGTCCTAATAGGAAATCAAGGAAGATGGTGTATCCTAAGGTAAAACTCACTGCTTTTAGCGGGTATGTTCCAAGACTCCCTGCTGAATCGAGCACCGAGAAGAGTGAACACCATGATAGTGATGAAGGTGATGGTATATACAATAGGCTGTTAAGTACAGATATAGAAGGTTTAGAAACTGCTGAAGTGGATTTGCCAGAAAATGCTTCGAGCAGTTcagcatatggggaagtggatgtGGCAGAAGAAGCTGCACTGGACATGGTTGAGGTCGAATTGTCAAGAAATGCATTGACTAATATGTCATTAGGGGAAGTGGAAGCAGTAGATGAAGCTGCGGTCGAAGAAGATAAATTTGCGGTAGATCTCTCAGGAATTGAATTGAGCATTGCTGCAGTTTGCGAACTTGATCCAAAGGATGAAGCTAAAGCTAAAGAAGACATATTTATGGCAGTGGAGTCTTCAGATGAAACCTCTGATGTAGAGAATGAGCAATGGCAATATCCAGCACTGCCATCAACATCCATAGAGGACAAGGCCAATAATGAAACACATGGAAGTTTGAAGCCTCAGTCCATGCCACTTGTCAGGGTCCAGGAACAAGGCAAATCAATTGTTGGTGTGCCTGAGCAAATCCAATCCATTGTTGTTTACAGAAAACCAGATCAATCTATTGTTGCTTCTCACAGAAAAGATGAATCGATTGCTGTTGTGCCCGAGCAAATACAATCCGTTGTTGGTTATAGTAAACCAGATCAATCTATCGTTGGCGTGCCTGATCAAATCAAATCCATTGTTGGTTACAGTAAAGTAGAACAATCAGTTGTTCATATCCCTAAAGAAGAACAATCCGTAGTTGGCTTTCCTAAACAGGACCTATCAATTGTTGGCACCACCAAAGAGTCTCAAACAAAGAAACTTGATTTTCCTGGGAGTCACCATGCATTTcgtacggagggagtagaagctAAGGAGGGAGATTACACACCTCAAAAACCTGATGGGGATATGCTTCATGCAAAGTCTGATGTTGATGACTTGTTACAGAAACACAAGAAGGATTTCTCTGAAGAAGAATCGGAGACGATAACTAGCATTGAAGAGCAGATAAATACAAGCATGGAGGAAGAACAATGCATTGTTACTGAGGAAGGCATTCCAGAGGTTGAGGATGAGATGGAAACGGGCGAGGACAGGTTTCTGCATCAACTTTCTGAAGAAGAGAGttcatgggctgaagatgaagtggagacAACTGAGGATGAAGAACAGTATGAAGTTGAGGAGTCGTCTTTTGTGTCTGCCGAACAAGATACCCAAGAATCACCACAGGATTACCTGGATCCACAAGCACTACAGAGGATGCTTCAAGAACTTGCTGAAAAAAATTATTCGCTGGGAAACAAACTTTTTGTTTTTCCAGAGGTACTGAAAGCTGATTCAACTATTGATCTCTATTTCAATCGTGATCTATCATCTTTAGCCAATGAGCCTGACGTACTCATCAAAGGAGCATTCAATGGGTGGAGGTGGAAGTTTTTCACTGAAAAATTGCACAAGAGCGAACTGGGAGGGGACTGGTGGTCCTGCAAACTGTACATTCCCAAGGAGGCATACAGATTAGATTTTGTGTTCTTTAATGGTCGTACAATGTATGAAAATAATGGCAGAAAAGATTTTGTGATACCAATAGAAAGCACCATGGATGAACATTCGTTTGCCGATTTCTTGGTTGAAGAAAAGCAAAGAGAACTTGAGAGAGAAGCTCAAAGGAAGAGCCAGACTGAAGAGCAGCAGCGATTAGAGGAAGAAAGGGCTGCAAATGAAGCTGACAGGGCACAAGCGAAGGCTGAGGTACAGACACAGAAGATTAAATTGCAGAATGTATTGGATTCAGCCAAAGCTTCTGTTGATAATTTGTGGTACATAGAACCTATCACAACTATGCAAGGGGCTACTGTCAGATTGTATTACAACAGACACTCGAGACCACTTGTTCACAGTACTGAAATTTGGATGCATGGGGGCTACAACAATTGGATTGATGGACTCTCTTTTTCTGAAAGACTTGTTCATATTGATGACAAAGATGGTGATTGGTGGTATGCAGATG TTGCCTTACCTCAAAGAGCATACGTGTTGGACTGCGTTTTTGCTGATGGGCCACCAGGGAATGCAAGGAATTATGATAACAATGGCAGACAAGATTTTCATGCTATCCTTCCCAATAGCATCATGACTGAGGAAGGATATTGGGTGGAAGAAGAACAGAGGATTTATACAAGGATTCAACGCGAGaggagagaaagggaggaggcTATTAAAATGAAG GCTGAGAGAAGGGCAAAAATGAAAGCTGAGATGAGGGAAAAGACTATGAGAATGTTTCTGGTTTCTCAAAAACACATTGTTTATACCGAACCACTTGAAATACGTGCTGGAACAACTGTTGATGTGCTTTACAATCCTTCTAATACAGTGTTAAAGGGAAAACCAGAGGTGTGGTTTCGATGTTCTTTTAACCGTTGGATGCATCCAGGTGGTGTGTTGCCACCCCAAAAGATGGTAAAAGCGGAACATGGTTCACACTTAAAAGCAACAG TTAACGTTCCGCACGACGCCTATATAATGGACTTTGTTTTCTCGGAGTCAGAAGAAGGTGGAATTTTTGACAACAGGAATGGGTTGGACTATCATATTCCTGTTTTTGGTTCCATTGCAAAGGAACCTCCTATGCATATTGTCCACATTGCTGTTGAGATGGCTCCCATTGCAAAG GTTGGAGGTCTTGGTGATGTTGTTACGAGTCTTTCACGTGCTGTTCAAGATTTAGGACACAATGTTGAGGTTATTCTTCCAAAGCATGATTGCTTGAATCTAAGCAAT GTGAAGAATTTACATATACATCAAAATTTTTCTTGGGATGGTTCTGAAATAAAAGTATGGCGTGGACTTGTTGAAGACCTCTGTGTTTACTTCTTGGAACCTCAAAATGG GATGTTTGGAGTCGGATGTGTATATGGAAGGAATGATGACCGTCGATTTGGCTTCTTCTGTCATTCTGCTCTTGAATTTCTCCACCAGAGGGGATCTTCTCCA AATATAATACATTGCCATGATTGGTCAAGTGCTCCTACTGCCTGGCTATACAAGGAAAACTATGTGCAATCCAGTTTGGCAAATGCACGGGTTGTATTTACGATCCACAATCTTGAATTTGGAGCACATCATATAGGCAAAGCAATGAAATATTGTGATAAAGCCACCACT GTCTCTAATACATATTCAAGGGAAGTGTCAGGTCATGGCGCCATCGCTCCTCATCTTGGAAAATTCTATGGCATCCTCAATGGAATTGATCAAGATATCTGGGATCCATACAGTGACAGCTTTATTCCG GTCCAATACACTTCCGAGAATGTTGTTGAAGGCAAGCGTGCTGCAAAGAGGGCCTTGCAGCAGAAGTTTGGGTTACAGCAAAACGATGTGCCCATTGTTGGAATCATCAGTCGCCTGACAGCCCAGAAGGGAATCCACCTCATCAAGCATGCGATTCAACGAACACTTGAACGGAATGGACAG GTGGTTTTGCTTGGTTCAGCCCCAGACCCTCGAATCCAAGGTGATTTTACCAACTTGGCACATGATCTCCAGAACCAAAACCATGGTCGAGCGAGGCTGTGTTTAACCTACGACGAGCCTCTTTCACATCTG ATATACGCTGGCTCTGACTTCATTCTGGTTCCATCCATATTTGAGCCTTGTGGCTTAACTCAGCTGGTCGCCATGCGGTATGGAGCCATCCCTATTGTCCGGAAAACTGGAG GGCTCTACGACACTGTCTTTGATGTGGACAATGACAAGGACCGAGCCCGGGCTCGAGGCCTTGAGCCAAACGGGTTCAGCTTCGACGGAGCTGACAGCAATGGTGTCGACTATGCCCTGAACAGGCAAGCACAATCTCACTGCAGTGCCTAG
- the LOC101752753 gene encoding starch synthase 3, chloroplastic/amyloplastic isoform X2, with translation MEMALLPRSPLCSRGRSAPVVRPTTLDGGSAQPFLRTSGFARSRIIWCTVASSDCPNRKSRKMVYPKVKLTAFSGYVPRLPAESSTEKSEHHDSDEGDGIYNRLLSTDIEGLETAEVDLPENASSSSAYGEVDVAEEAALDMVEVELSRNALTNMSLGEVEAVDEAAVEEDKFAVDLSGIELSIAAVCELDPKDEAKAKEDIFMAVESSDETSDVENEQWQYPALPSTSIEDKANNETHGSLKPQSMPLVRVQEQGKSIVGVPEQIQSIVVYRKPDQSIVASHRKDESIAVVPEQIQSVVGYSKPDQSIVGVPDQIKSIVGYSKVEQSVVHIPKEEQSVVGFPKQDLSIVGTTKESQTKKLDFPGSHHAFRTEGVEAKEGDYTPQKPDGDMLHAKSDVDDLLQKHKKDFSEEESETITSIEEQINTSMEEEQCIVTEEGIPEVEDEMETGEDRFLHQLSEEESSWAEDEVETTEDEEQYEVEESSFVSAEQDTQESPQDYLDPQALQRMLQELAEKNYSLGNKLFVFPEVLKADSTIDLYFNRDLSSLANEPDVLIKGAFNGWRWKFFTEKLHKSELGGDWWSCKLYIPKEAYRLDFVFFNGRTMYENNGRKDFVIPIESTMDEHSFADFLVEEKQRELEREAQRKSQTEEQQRLEEERAANEADRAQAKAEVQTQKIKLQNVLDSAKASVDNLWYIEPITTMQGATVRLYYNRHSRPLVHSTEIWMHGGYNNWIDGLSFSERLVHIDDKDGDWWYADVALPQRAYVLDCVFADGPPGNARNYDNNGRQDFHAILPNSIMTEEGYWVEEEQRIYTRIQRERREREEAIKMKAERRAKMKAEMREKTMRMFLVSQKHIVYTEPLEIRAGTTVDVLYNPSNTVLKGKPEVWFRCSFNRWMHPGGVLPPQKMVKAEHGSHLKATVNVPHDAYIMDFVFSESEEGGIFDNRNGLDYHIPVFGSIAKEPPMHIVHIAVEMAPIAKVGGLGDVVTSLSRAVQDLGHNVEVILPKHDCLNLSNVKNLHIHQNFSWDGSEIKVWRGLVEDLCVYFLEPQNGMFGVGCVYGRNDDRRFGFFCHSALEFLHQRGSSPNIIHCHDWSSAPTAWLYKENYVQSSLANARVVFTIHNLEFGAHHIGKAMKYCDKATTVSNTYSREVSGHGAIAPHLGKFYGILNGIDQDIWDPYSDSFIPVQYTSENVVEGKRAAKRALQQKFGLQQNDVPIVGIISRLTAQKGIHLIKHAIQRTLERNGQVVLLGSAPDPRIQGDFTNLAHDLQNQNHGRARLCLTYDEPLSHLIYAGSDFILVPSIFEPCGLTQLVAMRYGAIPIVRKTGGLYDTVFDVDNDKDRARARGLEPNGFSFDGADSNGVDYALNRQAQSHCSA, from the exons ATGGAGATGGCTCTCCTACCCCGGAGCCCTCTCTGCTCTCGAGGAAGGTCAGCGCCAGTGGTCCGGCCAACCACCTTGGACGGTGGCTCCGCTCAG CCTTTCTTGAGGACTAGCGGATTTGCCAGAAGCAGGATTATTTGGTGCACAGTAGCAAGTTCAG ATTGTCCTAATAGGAAATCAAGGAAGATGGTGTATCCTAAGGTAAAACTCACTGCTTTTAGCGGGTATGTTCCAAGACTCCCTGCTGAATCGAGCACCGAGAAGAGTGAACACCATGATAGTGATGAAGGTGATGGTATATACAATAGGCTGTTAAGTACAGATATAGAAGGTTTAGAAACTGCTGAAGTGGATTTGCCAGAAAATGCTTCGAGCAGTTcagcatatggggaagtggatgtGGCAGAAGAAGCTGCACTGGACATGGTTGAGGTCGAATTGTCAAGAAATGCATTGACTAATATGTCATTAGGGGAAGTGGAAGCAGTAGATGAAGCTGCGGTCGAAGAAGATAAATTTGCGGTAGATCTCTCAGGAATTGAATTGAGCATTGCTGCAGTTTGCGAACTTGATCCAAAGGATGAAGCTAAAGCTAAAGAAGACATATTTATGGCAGTGGAGTCTTCAGATGAAACCTCTGATGTAGAGAATGAGCAATGGCAATATCCAGCACTGCCATCAACATCCATAGAGGACAAGGCCAATAATGAAACACATGGAAGTTTGAAGCCTCAGTCCATGCCACTTGTCAGGGTCCAGGAACAAGGCAAATCAATTGTTGGTGTGCCTGAGCAAATCCAATCCATTGTTGTTTACAGAAAACCAGATCAATCTATTGTTGCTTCTCACAGAAAAGATGAATCGATTGCTGTTGTGCCCGAGCAAATACAATCCGTTGTTGGTTATAGTAAACCAGATCAATCTATCGTTGGCGTGCCTGATCAAATCAAATCCATTGTTGGTTACAGTAAAGTAGAACAATCAGTTGTTCATATCCCTAAAGAAGAACAATCCGTAGTTGGCTTTCCTAAACAGGACCTATCAATTGTTGGCACCACCAAAGAGTCTCAAACAAAGAAACTTGATTTTCCTGGGAGTCACCATGCATTTcgtacggagggagtagaagctAAGGAGGGAGATTACACACCTCAAAAACCTGATGGGGATATGCTTCATGCAAAGTCTGATGTTGATGACTTGTTACAGAAACACAAGAAGGATTTCTCTGAAGAAGAATCGGAGACGATAACTAGCATTGAAGAGCAGATAAATACAAGCATGGAGGAAGAACAATGCATTGTTACTGAGGAAGGCATTCCAGAGGTTGAGGATGAGATGGAAACGGGCGAGGACAGGTTTCTGCATCAACTTTCTGAAGAAGAGAGttcatgggctgaagatgaagtggagacAACTGAGGATGAAGAACAGTATGAAGTTGAGGAGTCGTCTTTTGTGTCTGCCGAACAAGATACCCAAGAATCACCACAGGATTACCTGGATCCACAAGCACTACAGAGGATGCTTCAAGAACTTGCTGAAAAAAATTATTCGCTGGGAAACAAACTTTTTGTTTTTCCAGAGGTACTGAAAGCTGATTCAACTATTGATCTCTATTTCAATCGTGATCTATCATCTTTAGCCAATGAGCCTGACGTACTCATCAAAGGAGCATTCAATGGGTGGAGGTGGAAGTTTTTCACTGAAAAATTGCACAAGAGCGAACTGGGAGGGGACTGGTGGTCCTGCAAACTGTACATTCCCAAGGAGGCATACAGATTAGATTTTGTGTTCTTTAATGGTCGTACAATGTATGAAAATAATGGCAGAAAAGATTTTGTGATACCAATAGAAAGCACCATGGATGAACATTCGTTTGCCGATTTCTTGGTTGAAGAAAAGCAAAGAGAACTTGAGAGAGAAGCTCAAAGGAAGAGCCAGACTGAAGAGCAGCAGCGATTAGAGGAAGAAAGGGCTGCAAATGAAGCTGACAGGGCACAAGCGAAGGCTGAGGTACAGACACAGAAGATTAAATTGCAGAATGTATTGGATTCAGCCAAAGCTTCTGTTGATAATTTGTGGTACATAGAACCTATCACAACTATGCAAGGGGCTACTGTCAGATTGTATTACAACAGACACTCGAGACCACTTGTTCACAGTACTGAAATTTGGATGCATGGGGGCTACAACAATTGGATTGATGGACTCTCTTTTTCTGAAAGACTTGTTCATATTGATGACAAAGATGGTGATTGGTGGTATGCAGATG TTGCCTTACCTCAAAGAGCATACGTGTTGGACTGCGTTTTTGCTGATGGGCCACCAGGGAATGCAAGGAATTATGATAACAATGGCAGACAAGATTTTCATGCTATCCTTCCCAATAGCATCATGACTGAGGAAGGATATTGGGTGGAAGAAGAACAGAGGATTTATACAAGGATTCAACGCGAGaggagagaaagggaggaggcTATTAAAATGAAG GCTGAGAGAAGGGCAAAAATGAAAGCTGAGATGAGGGAAAAGACTATGAGAATGTTTCTGGTTTCTCAAAAACACATTGTTTATACCGAACCACTTGAAATACGTGCTGGAACAACTGTTGATGTGCTTTACAATCCTTCTAATACAGTGTTAAAGGGAAAACCAGAGGTGTGGTTTCGATGTTCTTTTAACCGTTGGATGCATCCAGGTGGTGTGTTGCCACCCCAAAAGATGGTAAAAGCGGAACATGGTTCACACTTAAAAGCAACAG TTAACGTTCCGCACGACGCCTATATAATGGACTTTGTTTTCTCGGAGTCAGAAGAAGGTGGAATTTTTGACAACAGGAATGGGTTGGACTATCATATTCCTGTTTTTGGTTCCATTGCAAAGGAACCTCCTATGCATATTGTCCACATTGCTGTTGAGATGGCTCCCATTGCAAAG GTTGGAGGTCTTGGTGATGTTGTTACGAGTCTTTCACGTGCTGTTCAAGATTTAGGACACAATGTTGAGGTTATTCTTCCAAAGCATGATTGCTTGAATCTAAGCAAT GTGAAGAATTTACATATACATCAAAATTTTTCTTGGGATGGTTCTGAAATAAAAGTATGGCGTGGACTTGTTGAAGACCTCTGTGTTTACTTCTTGGAACCTCAAAATGG GATGTTTGGAGTCGGATGTGTATATGGAAGGAATGATGACCGTCGATTTGGCTTCTTCTGTCATTCTGCTCTTGAATTTCTCCACCAGAGGGGATCTTCTCCA AATATAATACATTGCCATGATTGGTCAAGTGCTCCTACTGCCTGGCTATACAAGGAAAACTATGTGCAATCCAGTTTGGCAAATGCACGGGTTGTATTTACGATCCACAATCTTGAATTTGGAGCACATCATATAGGCAAAGCAATGAAATATTGTGATAAAGCCACCACT GTCTCTAATACATATTCAAGGGAAGTGTCAGGTCATGGCGCCATCGCTCCTCATCTTGGAAAATTCTATGGCATCCTCAATGGAATTGATCAAGATATCTGGGATCCATACAGTGACAGCTTTATTCCG GTCCAATACACTTCCGAGAATGTTGTTGAAGGCAAGCGTGCTGCAAAGAGGGCCTTGCAGCAGAAGTTTGGGTTACAGCAAAACGATGTGCCCATTGTTGGAATCATCAGTCGCCTGACAGCCCAGAAGGGAATCCACCTCATCAAGCATGCGATTCAACGAACACTTGAACGGAATGGACAG GTGGTTTTGCTTGGTTCAGCCCCAGACCCTCGAATCCAAGGTGATTTTACCAACTTGGCACATGATCTCCAGAACCAAAACCATGGTCGAGCGAGGCTGTGTTTAACCTACGACGAGCCTCTTTCACATCTG ATATACGCTGGCTCTGACTTCATTCTGGTTCCATCCATATTTGAGCCTTGTGGCTTAACTCAGCTGGTCGCCATGCGGTATGGAGCCATCCCTATTGTCCGGAAAACTGGAG GGCTCTACGACACTGTCTTTGATGTGGACAATGACAAGGACCGAGCCCGGGCTCGAGGCCTTGAGCCAAACGGGTTCAGCTTCGACGGAGCTGACAGCAATGGTGTCGACTATGCCCTGAACAGGCAAGCACAATCTCACTGCAGTGCCTAG